In methanogenic archaeon ISO4-H5, the following are encoded in one genomic region:
- a CDS encoding transmembrane protein produces the protein MRFKTVLAVSALFAVVLAAAVLGPSSDMSDAASQRWESSDCVGLTVEYTDGNTYLVIVLDSDPGLGMYDVIVGGKVLKASGSDGKRVGVEMGAALEKNQNYTVIATPNGATYHCTLSYMQFYDVAATADPAAAGSVSGAGEYRTGEQVTVTAEAAAGYLFDGWFSGSERVSAQAGYTFSATADSTLTAKFINATSTITFDSNGGSAVDGITQAYGTVVTAPADPVREGYTFVGWEPAFPSIMPAGNTTYVAQWTVNTYTITFDTLGGSEVAAITQDYGTAVTAPADPAKEGFTFVKWDQEIPSTVPAKDLTISAVWAAMNATVDESGKTEVVLDKDTDAFVIPADTKTVTVTVDDNISVVIQDTSSIEAGTAVIAKVEEIPNTAEVDGTARAYEVTVTKADDQPITGKMQITLPYTPEKDKVPAVYWQNGSALEKMRVISHTSDSVTFETTHNSTYVVVAESVSEDSGATFMLYLGLLMVVGIALSMLIGFNYYRRKA, from the coding sequence ATGAGATTCAAGACAGTCCTGGCGGTCTCGGCACTGTTCGCCGTTGTGTTAGCGGCAGCTGTGCTGGGGCCGTCCTCAGACATGTCTGATGCGGCATCCCAGAGGTGGGAATCCAGCGACTGCGTCGGTCTGACCGTTGAGTACACCGACGGGAACACTTATCTCGTCATCGTGCTCGACAGCGACCCTGGACTCGGTATGTACGACGTGATCGTCGGCGGCAAGGTGCTGAAGGCGAGCGGATCCGATGGGAAGAGGGTCGGTGTGGAGATGGGTGCGGCTCTGGAAAAGAACCAGAACTACACCGTCATCGCCACCCCCAACGGTGCAACGTACCACTGTACTCTCAGCTACATGCAGTTCTACGACGTCGCTGCTACCGCGGACCCGGCCGCCGCCGGATCCGTGTCCGGCGCCGGCGAATACAGGACAGGGGAGCAGGTCACCGTGACCGCGGAAGCCGCCGCGGGATACCTCTTCGACGGCTGGTTCTCCGGCAGCGAGAGGGTCTCGGCACAGGCCGGGTACACCTTCAGCGCAACCGCCGACAGTACGCTGACTGCGAAGTTCATCAACGCCACATCCACCATCACCTTCGATTCCAACGGGGGAAGTGCGGTGGATGGTATAACACAGGCGTACGGAACAGTGGTTACCGCCCCGGCGGACCCCGTCAGGGAAGGGTACACCTTTGTCGGATGGGAACCTGCATTCCCTTCGATCATGCCCGCAGGTAACACAACGTACGTGGCGCAGTGGACGGTCAATACCTACACCATCACCTTCGATACTCTCGGAGGCTCTGAGGTGGCAGCGATCACTCAGGATTATGGCACTGCGGTTACCGCTCCCGCGGATCCCGCCAAGGAAGGATTCACCTTCGTCAAGTGGGACCAGGAGATACCGAGTACCGTTCCCGCCAAGGATCTGACCATCAGTGCCGTGTGGGCTGCGATGAACGCTACCGTTGACGAATCCGGGAAGACCGAGGTCGTCCTGGACAAGGATACGGATGCGTTCGTCATCCCTGCCGACACGAAGACGGTCACAGTCACTGTGGACGACAACATCTCCGTGGTGATCCAGGACACTTCGTCGATAGAAGCGGGTACTGCCGTCATCGCCAAGGTGGAGGAGATCCCCAACACCGCGGAGGTCGACGGTACCGCCCGTGCCTACGAGGTCACCGTAACCAAGGCCGACGATCAGCCCATAACCGGGAAGATGCAGATCACCCTGCCTTACACCCCGGAGAAGGACAAGGTCCCCGCGGTGTACTGGCAGAACGGATCCGCGCTGGAGAAGATGAGGGTCATATCCCACACCTCCGACAGCGTAACCTTCGAGACCACCCACAACTCCACTTACGTGGTTGTTGCGGAGTCCGTTTCGGAGGATTCAGGTGCTACGTTCATGTTGTACCTCGGTCTCCTGATGGTGGTCGGAATCGCCCTGTCGATGCTGATCGGATTCAACTACTACCGCAGAAAGGCATAA
- a CDS encoding Listeria-Bacteroides repeat domain containing protein codes for MMDYVHYGKLAVTESTGEYTVNMEKGVEYTDSNGNLYYTYSSGFATLVRLGVQFEQNIVSLDGVETEVWQVKSNQTITIPEKVNNCDVVFIGANASTTKSLIYVDESYPVSDKTYTDAMFRGPVSNTLNIVFEGSVILNTQPFTKPHGDSNGTPAQDQSCDRFNFNIVFKKDVYVNSYGIYKASTQKCNLTSCTDSLTGIGDVTIEGIYHGAYEGSWSKTKNTPSSGTPSVKIGLMALNNCGINVITLANGLILKDGTDLANSEIACLGLLSGNEYTVTPVGEEYSLSIGSTVANGDIANVFNNLTDPFLITTFINGEPSYTLVSAGASKTLDDPVVEGYEFAGWFTDAEYQHQCTQATFTESTTVYAKFSVKQFVVTVAGDGIEVRDGNAIVNSGTALDYGTELVIVASERIGYTPVLKLDGAILSGNAITVPARNITISCEWAAVEYTVKCVDGTTLIQPIANCHLGDVITLPTAPAKADMNFNGWKINDGLMLGAQYVVDYRDAGEGDVITLTADYSAVVKTTWSLTVTGADGKAFWTTTNAIGTYGMITVLPDEFETVKYTVSDNGGYGIISDNCAMVYSTDGNDVTVTVEFKDVGKASEYDVSVAEIASGDKHGFKATVTAKDGYVDSAGKFAISYVYKTWNDTDKVWIYTTSGVTEGVENATVTIPTDKKVSSVTGEFLLDNDSAMLVFGFATFSFKGTSVTGIEEDVTVHSPVIMCVSEIQAVVGKP; via the coding sequence ATGATGGACTATGTCCATTATGGCAAACTCGCGGTTACTGAAAGCACTGGTGAATACACAGTGAACATGGAGAAAGGGGTTGAGTATACAGACTCCAATGGCAATCTATATTACACCTACTCTTCCGGATTTGCAACTCTGGTAAGGCTGGGGGTGCAATTCGAACAGAACATCGTTTCCTTAGACGGAGTAGAGACCGAAGTATGGCAGGTTAAAAGTAATCAGACAATAACAATACCTGAAAAAGTCAACAATTGTGATGTTGTTTTTATTGGTGCGAACGCTAGCACCACTAAGTCTCTCATATATGTTGACGAATCCTATCCGGTAAGTGACAAAACGTATACGGATGCCATGTTCCGTGGCCCTGTCAGCAATACCTTGAACATTGTGTTTGAAGGATCCGTGATTCTAAATACACAACCGTTTACCAAACCTCACGGAGACAGTAACGGCACCCCTGCGCAGGATCAAAGTTGCGACAGATTCAACTTCAACATCGTTTTCAAGAAAGATGTATACGTAAATTCATATGGAATATACAAAGCATCAACTCAGAAATGTAATTTGACTTCTTGCACAGACTCATTGACTGGTATAGGTGATGTTACAATCGAAGGAATCTATCATGGGGCATATGAAGGAAGTTGGAGTAAAACAAAGAACACACCATCATCTGGCACCCCATCTGTGAAAATCGGACTGATGGCGCTTAATAATTGTGGAATCAACGTCATCACACTGGCAAATGGACTCATATTAAAAGATGGTACTGATTTGGCGAATTCAGAGATCGCTTGTCTCGGATTACTTAGTGGCAACGAATATACAGTAACACCGGTTGGTGAAGAATATTCATTGTCTATTGGTAGTACTGTAGCAAATGGGGACATTGCTAACGTGTTCAATAATCTGACCGATCCCTTTTTGATTACAACATTTATCAATGGGGAACCTTCATATACGCTAGTTAGTGCCGGGGCGTCCAAGACCCTTGACGACCCTGTCGTAGAAGGGTATGAGTTTGCCGGTTGGTTTACCGATGCGGAATACCAACACCAATGTACTCAAGCAACATTCACTGAAAGTACAACCGTCTATGCGAAATTCAGCGTTAAGCAGTTTGTAGTCACCGTTGCCGGTGATGGTATAGAGGTTAGGGATGGAAACGCCATCGTTAACAGCGGAACTGCGCTGGACTATGGTACTGAACTGGTCATTGTTGCCTCGGAACGTATCGGATACACACCAGTATTGAAGCTCGACGGGGCGATACTGTCTGGTAATGCTATTACCGTTCCAGCCAGGAATATCACCATTTCTTGTGAGTGGGCCGCCGTGGAGTACACTGTCAAATGTGTTGACGGAACTACATTGATTCAACCAATTGCGAACTGCCATCTCGGTGATGTTATTACTCTGCCAACTGCACCTGCAAAGGCGGATATGAACTTCAACGGTTGGAAGATTAACGACGGGCTTATGCTCGGTGCACAGTACGTCGTGGATTATCGCGATGCGGGTGAAGGGGATGTAATCACTTTAACTGCGGACTATTCCGCAGTAGTGAAGACCACTTGGTCACTCACTGTGACCGGTGCTGACGGAAAGGCGTTCTGGACTACTACTAACGCAATCGGCACCTACGGTATGATCACCGTTCTGCCCGATGAGTTCGAGACGGTTAAATACACAGTCTCCGACAACGGAGGTTACGGAATCATCTCCGACAACTGCGCTATGGTCTACTCCACGGACGGCAACGACGTCACCGTCACCGTCGAATTCAAGGATGTAGGCAAGGCATCCGAGTACGATGTCTCCGTCGCGGAGATCGCTTCCGGCGATAAGCACGGATTCAAGGCCACCGTTACCGCCAAAGACGGTTACGTGGATTCTGCCGGCAAATTTGCCATCAGCTACGTCTACAAGACCTGGAACGACACCGACAAGGTATGGATCTACACCACCAGCGGAGTGACCGAGGGCGTGGAGAATGCCACCGTGACCATCCCGACCGATAAGAAGGTCTCATCCGTCACCGGCGAGTTCCTGCTCGACAACGACAGTGCAATGCTGGTGTTCGGTTTCGCTACCTTCTCGTTCAAGGGAACTTCCGTCACCGGTATCGAGGAGGACGTCACCGTTCACTCCCCCGTGATCATGTGCGTGTCAGAGATACAGGCCGTGGTGGGAAAGCCCTGA
- a CDS encoding transposase IS4 family has product MTFIRVQKGRKDAAGNYIGGSASLVNSHYQPELDNPYKQELVESLGKIIFLDSDRKKGTFLSKTRGLVEYDVDSGLFRSVSDPSFKEEFCDFRPSETVFGDSYAVLEMMKSSGMIGILNNISKNEFFAEKLLCHTVYEVLKNGTKITCDRFIERSFLSSVLQLRPQSLRTDSEYFKKMGEFDTRKHFFREFVQLMRKRNPDFGTACYVDSTPLDNAIRNLPTNRLCSHGLDSVGVQTRLALVLDRATGLPVWYDIFPGNVPDVSTVDRISADVGEYLGIQISDLVLDAGYVRKELVSRYRIGSSEKSLIARMPDRHGYGVKTIFAKYRNQFSNGKYHFVRENHTYFGKKHLHKVFGHEVFAYVYLDNENADAAFRDYMSENKEEYDKMGMGEKNWVRYRGGFFILISNLDKTPAEILDDYFGRAFIETVFKTEKEYLKLLPLCKNNEDTVNGKILQDVISTIVYMGIRSKCRQSGRSVSDILWDLQYLKAVRRSDGTLHMSIYNKQAREVLELFGVNPVQIIKSGTYRNSLIFQK; this is encoded by the coding sequence ATGACATTCATAAGGGTTCAGAAAGGGCGGAAAGATGCCGCGGGGAATTATATCGGCGGCAGTGCATCGTTGGTCAACAGTCACTATCAACCCGAGCTGGATAATCCCTACAAACAGGAGCTCGTGGAAAGTTTAGGGAAAATCATATTTCTTGATTCTGATCGTAAAAAAGGTACGTTTCTTTCAAAAACCCGCGGTTTAGTGGAATATGATGTGGATTCCGGTCTTTTCAGATCAGTTTCAGACCCTTCCTTCAAGGAAGAATTCTGTGATTTCCGTCCGTCCGAGACCGTATTCGGAGATTCATATGCGGTTCTTGAAATGATGAAATCCTCTGGTATGATCGGTATTCTCAACAACATTTCGAAAAATGAGTTCTTTGCGGAGAAACTGTTGTGTCACACCGTATATGAGGTTCTGAAAAACGGCACTAAGATTACCTGCGACCGTTTCATAGAACGTTCATTCCTGTCCTCCGTGCTCCAACTCCGCCCCCAATCCCTGCGTACCGACAGTGAGTATTTCAAAAAAATGGGAGAATTCGACACCAGGAAGCATTTTTTCAGGGAATTCGTGCAGCTTATGAGGAAGAGGAATCCCGATTTCGGTACCGCATGCTATGTGGATTCGACTCCTTTGGACAATGCGATCAGGAATCTTCCCACCAACAGACTGTGCTCTCACGGTCTGGACTCAGTCGGAGTGCAGACCCGTTTGGCCCTGGTGCTGGATCGGGCCACGGGACTGCCTGTCTGGTATGATATTTTTCCGGGAAACGTTCCCGATGTCTCCACTGTCGATAGGATTTCCGCGGATGTCGGCGAGTATCTAGGCATCCAGATCTCAGATCTCGTACTCGATGCGGGGTATGTCAGGAAGGAATTGGTATCCAGATACCGTATCGGCAGCTCGGAAAAATCCCTGATCGCCCGCATGCCCGACCGTCATGGGTATGGAGTGAAGACGATTTTTGCCAAATACCGCAATCAATTCTCCAACGGTAAGTACCATTTCGTAAGGGAAAATCACACTTATTTCGGAAAAAAGCATCTTCATAAGGTGTTCGGACACGAGGTTTTTGCCTACGTGTATCTCGACAACGAGAATGCGGATGCGGCATTCCGCGACTACATGTCGGAAAACAAGGAAGAATATGACAAGATGGGTATGGGCGAGAAGAACTGGGTGAGGTATCGCGGCGGATTTTTCATCCTGATATCCAATCTGGATAAGACTCCGGCGGAGATCCTTGATGATTATTTCGGGAGAGCCTTCATCGAAACCGTGTTCAAGACAGAAAAGGAGTATCTGAAGTTGCTTCCGCTCTGCAAAAATAATGAAGATACAGTCAACGGAAAGATTCTGCAGGACGTCATCAGCACCATAGTTTACATGGGAATCCGTTCGAAATGCAGACAATCCGGACGTTCGGTTTCGGATATTTTATGGGATTTGCAGTACCTGAAAGCGGTCAGACGTTCTGACGGAACATTACATATGTCGATATATAACAAACAGGCCCGTGAAGTTTTGGAATTGTTCGGCGTAAATCCTGTTCAAATTATCAAGTCTGGCACATATAGGAATTCATTAATTTTCCAAAAATAA
- a CDS encoding adhesin-like protein: MKVTKIMVAMIMVACVFAAVVYTDASDAESAPATAPEIKFWVYENNDWVAYSGHGYYAGQAIANATKTGDVELDFTWGTQQYYSTVLNGADFTYQYQSGGNTYTNVNPYYGKIATVNNSSDFTIYRYANGNWNPISSDSGLSVMGFYKPFDDYQLASANIAFVPSNVSPNTLPTTGLAHVYNVIPAQGNPDSAYEVTFHIGNNTYTGYGSDCALALKNALDSNNVPNTIDLRVVYLKNQGTDENPDWVTVVNNSYYGEATQINTQIKYTQYSFVYDEGLDVTHVFAHYAYWSLHLGNDTTWSSESAFMLGFMSPLSYVPSTPSGVQSLEQDEFTFVFDEFDYDWYEDGDTREDPRP, translated from the coding sequence ATGAAAGTTACTAAGATTATGGTCGCAATGATCATGGTTGCCTGCGTCTTCGCAGCCGTTGTTTATACGGATGCCTCGGACGCGGAATCTGCTCCTGCGACCGCACCCGAGATTAAATTCTGGGTGTACGAGAACAATGATTGGGTGGCATACTCCGGTCACGGATACTATGCCGGCCAGGCGATTGCGAACGCTACTAAGACGGGTGACGTCGAACTGGACTTCACCTGGGGAACTCAGCAGTATTACAGTACTGTTCTGAACGGTGCCGATTTCACTTATCAGTACCAGTCCGGTGGCAACACCTACACAAACGTCAACCCCTACTACGGTAAGATCGCTACCGTCAACAACAGCAGCGATTTCACCATCTACCGTTACGCCAACGGTAACTGGAACCCCATTTCCTCCGACAGCGGTCTTTCCGTCATGGGATTCTACAAGCCCTTCGACGACTACCAGCTCGCGTCCGCCAACATCGCGTTCGTTCCTTCGAACGTCAGTCCCAACACCCTGCCCACTACCGGGCTTGCACATGTCTACAACGTCATTCCCGCCCAGGGAAACCCTGACTCCGCGTACGAGGTCACCTTCCACATCGGAAACAACACCTACACCGGATACGGATCCGATTGTGCACTCGCACTCAAGAACGCTCTCGACAGCAACAATGTGCCCAACACCATCGATCTCCGTGTGGTTTATCTGAAAAACCAGGGTACCGATGAAAATCCCGACTGGGTAACTGTGGTAAACAACAGTTACTATGGTGAAGCCACCCAGATCAATACACAGATTAAATACACACAATACAGTTTCGTGTATGATGAAGGCCTGGACGTTACCCACGTCTTTGCCCATTATGCATATTGGTCGCTTCACCTCGGCAATGACACCACTTGGTCCAGTGAAAGTGCGTTCATGCTCGGATTCATGAGCCCGCTGTCATATGTGCCTTCGACTCCCAGCGGTGTCCAGTCGCTTGAACAGGATGAGTTCACCTTTGTCTTCGATGAGTTCGACTACGATTGGTATGAGGACGGAGACACAAGGGAAGATCCGAGGCCCTAA